A single window of Bordetella genomosp. 11 DNA harbors:
- a CDS encoding Na/Pi cotransporter family protein encodes MSGILTLLDFAGYVALLLWGVHMVQTGVQRAFGAALGAVLGRALGTRLRAFAAGLGITAALQSSTATGLMITGFAAGGVVSLVPALSAMLGANVGTTLIVQVLSFDLTALAPILILFGVWMFRRYPPGRTRDLGRVFIGLGLLLISLHSLVDLFAPFQTAPLLRIVLQALATQPVAAMLMAAALTWAAHSSVAVVVLLMSMASHGLVTPDAAYAMVLGANLGTAINPMIEGVTGDDPAARRLPLGNLLTRVVGVVLGLLLLPWVGTWMKALSDDPARAVANFHTLFNAVVALAFLPLLVPYAALLTRWLPKRIDPDDPARPQYLDESAHDIPAVALGNASREALRMADMLQTLLALARAGFKRDNRHRLPQAKQLDAAMDKLETAITLYLATLDRESMTSDDVQRMEEILAFASNIGHAADIVHGGLLNHATRLRKLGWTLAPEQREQLDESMGHLLTNERRAAALFVNADLRQARALAGEKESFRALEVQAAEAHLQKIKSGQVEEAEIGQMYLDILRDVKGVNSYLVGAAAYPVLAKEGELLPSRLRESAN; translated from the coding sequence GTGGGGCGTCCACATGGTGCAGACGGGCGTGCAGCGGGCATTCGGCGCCGCGCTCGGGGCTGTGCTGGGCAGGGCGCTGGGCACGCGGTTGCGCGCCTTCGCCGCCGGGCTTGGCATCACCGCCGCCTTGCAAAGCAGTACCGCCACGGGACTGATGATTACCGGCTTCGCCGCCGGCGGTGTGGTCAGCCTGGTACCCGCGCTGTCCGCCATGCTGGGCGCCAATGTGGGCACGACGCTGATCGTTCAGGTCCTGTCCTTCGACCTGACGGCACTCGCTCCCATCCTGATCCTGTTCGGCGTGTGGATGTTCCGGCGCTACCCGCCGGGCCGCACGCGCGACCTGGGGCGCGTCTTCATCGGGCTGGGTTTGCTGCTGATTTCGCTGCATTCCCTGGTGGACTTGTTCGCGCCGTTCCAGACCGCACCGCTGCTGCGCATCGTGCTGCAGGCCCTGGCCACCCAGCCCGTCGCCGCGATGCTGATGGCCGCCGCCCTGACATGGGCGGCGCATTCCAGCGTGGCCGTGGTGGTGCTGCTGATGTCCATGGCCTCGCACGGCCTGGTCACGCCGGACGCGGCCTACGCCATGGTGCTGGGCGCCAACCTGGGCACGGCCATCAATCCCATGATCGAGGGCGTCACGGGCGACGACCCCGCCGCCCGCCGGCTACCGCTGGGCAACCTGCTGACCCGCGTCGTCGGCGTCGTGCTGGGCCTGCTGCTGCTGCCCTGGGTCGGCACGTGGATGAAAGCCTTGTCGGACGACCCGGCCCGCGCGGTCGCCAATTTCCATACCCTTTTCAATGCCGTCGTCGCGCTGGCCTTCCTGCCGCTGCTGGTGCCCTATGCCGCCTTGCTGACGCGCTGGCTGCCCAAGCGGATCGATCCGGACGATCCCGCGCGTCCCCAATACCTGGACGAATCGGCACACGACATCCCCGCGGTGGCACTGGGCAATGCCTCTCGCGAGGCCCTGCGCATGGCCGATATGCTGCAGACCCTGCTGGCTCTGGCGCGCGCCGGCTTCAAGCGCGACAACCGGCATCGGCTGCCCCAGGCCAAGCAACTGGACGCCGCGATGGACAAGCTGGAAACGGCGATCACGCTATACCTGGCCACGCTGGATCGCGAAAGCATGACCAGCGACGACGTCCAGCGCATGGAGGAAATCCTGGCCTTCGCCAGCAATATCGGCCACGCCGCCGACATCGTCCACGGCGGCCTGCTCAACCACGCGACGCGCCTGCGCAAGCTGGGATGGACGCTGGCGCCGGAACAGCGCGAACAGCTGGATGAATCGATGGGACATCTGCTGACCAACGAGCGGCGCGCGGCGGCGCTGTTCGTCAACGCCGATCTGCGGCAGGCGCGGGCCCTGGCCGGCGAAAAGGAAAGCTTCCGCGCCCTGGAGGTCCAGGCCGCGGAAGCCCACTTGCAGAAGATCAAATCCGGCCAGGTCGAGGAAGCGGAGATCGGCCAGATGTACCTGGACATCCTGCGCGATGTGAAGGGTGTGAACTCCTACCTGGTCGGGGCGGCAGCCTATCCGGTGCTGGCCAAAGAGGGCGAACTGCTGCCCAGCCGCCTGCGCGAATCGGCCAACTGA
- the polA gene encoding DNA polymerase I: MNKTLLLVDGSSYLYRAYHAMPDLRNAQGEPTGALYGVVNMLRKLKQDYDAQYAACIFDARGKTFRDDLYPEYKSHRPPMPEDLAAQIEPIHEVVRALGWPVFAIEGVEADDVIGTLARIATEHGIKTIVSTGDKDLAQLVDDHVTLVNTMTGETLDPAGVVKKFGVPPERIVDYLMLIGDAVDNVPGVDKVGPKTAVKWLTEFGSIDKLMEAAENIKGVAGANLRSAAAHFPLTRELLSVRRDCDLSPTMAGPEALVPLEEDKEALLALYERYGFRTWLREASGETERVPTGDARAAPERPEAPEQVDYQIITDWAAFDAWLEKLRAAPLVAFDTETTSLDEMQARLVGLSFSIEPGVACYIPVAHRGPEAGEQLPKEEVLQRLRAWLEDPAAAKLLHNAKYDAHVLRNEGIRLAGIAEDTMLQAYVLESHRSVSLADLAQRWLGRSGITYEQLCGKGANQICFDEVPVERAGHYAAEDADFTIRMHRLLRPRVSADPGLERIYKLELQVSEVLTDIERTGVRVDAEALMRQSSALGQEMLALEQRAYELAGQPFNLNSPKQLGEILFGRMQFPVVRKTASGAPSTDEEVLSKLAQDYPLPQVLLEYRGLSKLKSTYTDKLPRMINPATGRVHTHYAQAAVITGRLASSDPNLQNIPVRTPAGRRVREAFIAERGVLMSADYSQIELRIMAHVSDDANLQQAFAAGEDIHRATASEVFGVPLDAVAAEQRRAAKAINFGLIYGMGVFGLASNLGITRDAAQAYIDRYFARYPGVAQYMESTRVLAREQGYVETVFGRRLWLPEIRGGSGPRRQAAERAAINAPMQGTAADLIKMAMVAVHRWIEAEGMLTRMIMQVHDELVLEVPDAEVERVRAELPGLMCDVATLRVPLVAEVGVGRNWEQAH; the protein is encoded by the coding sequence ATGAATAAAACCCTGTTGCTGGTTGACGGTTCTAGCTATCTGTACCGCGCCTATCATGCCATGCCTGATTTGCGGAACGCGCAGGGCGAACCGACGGGGGCGTTGTACGGCGTCGTCAATATGCTTCGCAAGCTGAAGCAGGACTATGACGCGCAGTATGCAGCGTGCATTTTCGATGCCCGGGGCAAGACGTTCCGTGACGACCTGTATCCCGAATACAAGTCGCATCGGCCGCCCATGCCGGAAGACCTCGCTGCGCAGATCGAGCCGATACACGAGGTGGTGCGGGCGCTGGGCTGGCCCGTTTTCGCCATCGAGGGGGTGGAAGCCGATGACGTCATAGGCACGCTCGCGCGGATCGCGACCGAGCACGGCATCAAGACCATCGTCTCCACAGGCGACAAGGACCTGGCCCAATTGGTGGATGACCACGTCACGCTGGTCAATACGATGACGGGAGAAACACTGGATCCCGCCGGCGTCGTCAAGAAATTCGGCGTGCCCCCGGAACGCATCGTGGACTACCTGATGTTGATCGGCGATGCGGTGGACAACGTGCCCGGCGTCGATAAGGTCGGCCCCAAGACCGCCGTCAAATGGCTGACGGAGTTCGGTTCCATCGACAAGCTGATGGAAGCGGCGGAAAACATCAAGGGCGTGGCCGGTGCCAACCTGCGGTCGGCCGCGGCGCATTTTCCCTTGACCCGCGAGCTGCTGTCCGTGCGGCGCGATTGCGACCTGAGCCCGACCATGGCCGGACCGGAAGCCCTGGTGCCGCTGGAAGAAGACAAGGAAGCCCTGCTGGCGCTGTACGAACGCTACGGGTTCCGTACCTGGCTGCGCGAGGCCAGCGGCGAAACCGAACGCGTGCCGACGGGCGACGCCCGCGCCGCGCCCGAACGTCCGGAGGCGCCGGAGCAGGTCGATTACCAGATCATCACCGATTGGGCCGCTTTCGACGCGTGGCTGGAAAAGCTGCGGGCCGCGCCGCTGGTGGCCTTCGATACGGAAACCACCTCGCTGGACGAAATGCAGGCGCGCCTGGTCGGCCTGTCGTTCTCCATCGAGCCCGGTGTCGCATGCTACATCCCGGTGGCGCACCGCGGCCCGGAAGCCGGCGAGCAACTGCCCAAGGAAGAAGTGCTGCAACGGCTGCGCGCATGGCTGGAAGACCCGGCCGCGGCCAAGCTGCTGCACAACGCGAAATACGACGCGCACGTGCTGCGCAACGAAGGCATACGGCTGGCGGGCATCGCGGAAGACACGATGCTGCAGGCCTATGTCCTGGAATCGCATCGCAGCGTCAGCCTGGCCGACCTGGCGCAGCGCTGGCTGGGCCGCAGCGGCATCACCTACGAGCAACTGTGCGGCAAGGGCGCCAACCAGATTTGCTTCGACGAAGTGCCGGTGGAGCGGGCCGGCCACTACGCGGCCGAGGACGCCGACTTCACCATCCGCATGCATCGCCTGCTGCGTCCGCGCGTCAGCGCGGACCCCGGCCTGGAACGCATCTACAAGCTGGAACTGCAGGTTTCGGAGGTCCTCACCGATATCGAGCGAACCGGGGTGCGTGTCGACGCCGAGGCGCTGATGCGGCAAAGCAGCGCGCTGGGACAAGAGATGCTGGCCCTGGAGCAGCGTGCCTACGAACTCGCGGGGCAGCCCTTCAACCTGAATTCGCCCAAGCAGCTGGGCGAGATCCTGTTCGGCCGCATGCAGTTCCCGGTGGTGCGCAAAACGGCCAGCGGGGCGCCGTCCACCGACGAGGAAGTGCTGAGCAAGCTGGCCCAGGATTATCCGCTGCCGCAGGTATTGCTGGAATACCGCGGCCTGTCCAAGCTGAAGTCGACGTATACGGACAAGTTGCCGCGCATGATCAACCCGGCCACGGGGCGGGTGCATACCCACTACGCGCAGGCCGCCGTCATCACGGGCCGGCTGGCGTCATCGGATCCCAATCTGCAGAACATCCCGGTGCGTACACCGGCCGGCCGCCGCGTGCGCGAGGCCTTCATCGCCGAGCGCGGCGTGCTGATGTCGGCCGACTATTCGCAGATCGAGCTGCGCATCATGGCGCACGTTTCGGACGATGCGAACCTGCAGCAGGCGTTCGCCGCCGGAGAAGACATCCACCGCGCCACCGCGTCGGAGGTCTTCGGCGTGCCGCTGGACGCGGTCGCGGCCGAACAGCGCCGTGCCGCCAAGGCGATCAACTTCGGCCTGATCTACGGCATGGGCGTATTCGGCCTGGCTTCCAACCTGGGCATCACGCGCGACGCGGCGCAGGCGTATATCGACCGCTATTTCGCGCGTTATCCCGGCGTGGCGCAGTACATGGAATCCACGCGCGTGCTGGCGCGGGAGCAGGGGTACGTGGAAACGGTATTCGGCCGGCGACTGTGGCTGCCGGAGATCCGCGGCGGTTCCGGGCCGCGCCGGCAGGCGGCCGAGCGTGCCGCTATCAATGCCCCCATGCAGGGAACGGCGGCCGATCTGATCAAGATGGCCATGGTTGCCGTGCATCGCTGGATAGAGGCCGAGGGCATGCTGACCCGCATGATCATGCAGGTCCATGACGAACTGGTACTGGAAGTACCGGACGCGGAAGTGGAACGGGTGCGCGCCGAACTGCCGGGCCTGATGTGCGATGTGGCGACCTTGCGCGTGCCGCTGGTGGCGGAGGTCGGCGTGGGCAGGAACTGGGAGCAGGCGCACTAG
- a CDS encoding dienelactone hydrolase family protein, whose product MSFSPAAGTVQNTAIHTSPQGLTHGLIDLPVKDGTIPAYYAAPEGKTDLPIVCVVQEIFGIHEHIQDVCRRLAKEGYFAIAVNLYERQGDASTYTDIPKLIQDIVAKVPDEQVMADLDASVAWAAQHGGDGERIGITGFCWGGRITWMYTAYSPKVKAGVAWYGKLTQGHGPLIKRNAVDVTKELHGPVLGLYGAKDTSIPLEDVETMKARLAEGNEHAKASRFVVYPDSGHAFLADYRPSYNEQDAKDGWQKMRDWFARYLK is encoded by the coding sequence ATGAGTTTTTCGCCCGCTGCAGGAACCGTCCAGAACACGGCCATTCACACCAGCCCGCAGGGCCTGACGCACGGCCTGATCGATTTGCCCGTGAAGGACGGCACGATTCCCGCCTACTACGCCGCCCCGGAAGGCAAGACCGACCTGCCCATCGTTTGCGTGGTGCAGGAAATCTTCGGCATACACGAGCATATCCAGGACGTGTGCCGGCGCCTGGCCAAGGAAGGCTACTTTGCCATCGCGGTCAATTTGTACGAGCGCCAGGGCGATGCATCCACCTATACCGACATTCCCAAGCTCATCCAGGATATCGTCGCCAAGGTGCCGGACGAACAGGTCATGGCTGACCTGGACGCCAGCGTGGCGTGGGCCGCCCAGCATGGCGGCGACGGCGAACGCATCGGTATCACCGGCTTTTGCTGGGGCGGACGCATTACGTGGATGTACACGGCCTACAGCCCCAAGGTAAAGGCGGGCGTGGCCTGGTACGGCAAGCTGACGCAAGGCCATGGCCCGCTGATCAAGCGCAACGCCGTGGACGTGACCAAGGAGCTGCACGGCCCCGTGCTGGGCCTGTACGGCGCCAAGGACACCAGCATCCCGCTGGAAGATGTCGAGACCATGAAAGCGCGCCTGGCCGAAGGCAACGAGCACGCGAAGGCGTCCAGGTTCGTGGTATATCCCGATTCCGGCCATGCCTTCCTGGCCGACTATCGTCCCAGCTACAACGAACAGGATGCCAAGGACGGCTGGCAGAAGATGCGCGACTGGTTCGCCCGCTACCTGAAGTAA